In a single window of the Gossypium hirsutum isolate 1008001.06 chromosome A13, Gossypium_hirsutum_v2.1, whole genome shotgun sequence genome:
- the LOC107894652 gene encoding receptor-like protein EIX2 — MTSLRLLDLSGNQFSGYFPFLIISNLTNIESLFLSSNELQGMISLCVFANLSRLSELDISFNHLEVETEMMSPSCFPSFKLSTLSLGGCNVKKISPWMLHNITSELWLSGNNLTGLFSSNFQNITSKLTLVDISDNFLHGTLPEDINLNFPEPRHLGLSNNSFNGNLPIFFSELLQMLDLSDNQFHGGIPHGMTSNMSCLLYLRLFGNNLTGDLFPKNSSLPNLRGLYLNNKHLSETFPYALSKSMELGIIDIRNNDLSGELSSYLPVLPKLKVLVLDRNRFEGKILMQICQMRDLSILDLSKNDLSGDMPDYVGNVTSWNSDTSLFLNGIDVSCNRLTGKIPIQMTRLKGINFLNVSNNLLTGQIPSSLGNMTILESLDLSHNNLSGVLPQELVGILSLEVFDVSFNNLSGMIPIGEQFGTFEDDSYLGNPRLCGLPLKIKCNDSVETSPIYSTAEKSVSIMDDDPHPKSDWNTKKVKFNDNLVEEDITMDGDLNPKPIMSWKDKLLRGLTVESASDRTVITEGSDNDFELLEGDVNTTIIDGVPAITFSDRMKDILFKEIELMVTVKLLGRNIGYNALHNCILSLWNPAVEDYNRVLSQSLWIVYGQYLTVQPWTKHFSPSQSYLSMVLAWIRLPNLTGYIYKRKIIEAIRGLIRKVITDGVVQRVEYEALPTVCFACGKYEHVKETCPTVVTNQSLAVPQGKSSIGVDVSNRGKSDNDSTVSKNRKKELEFGP; from the exons ATGACCTCACTCCGCCTCTTGGATCTCTCTGGCAATCAATTTAGTGGCTATTTTCCTTTCTTGATAATTAGCAACCTAACAAATATTGAGTCACTTTTTCTATCAAGCAATGAGCTCCAAGGCATGATTTCACTTTGTGTTTTTGCTAATTTGTCAAGGCTAAGTGAACTTGATATTTCCTTTAATCACTTGGAAGTTGAAACAGAGATGATGTCACCAAGTTGCTTTCCATCTTTCAAACTAAGTACTCTCTCTTTAGGTGGTTGTAATGTCAAGAAAATTTCTCCTTGGATGCTTCACAATATCACTTCAGAATTATGGCTAAGTGGCAATAATTTGACTGGTCTCTTCAGTAGCAATTTTCAGAACATAACCTCAAAGCTTACTCTTGTTGACATTTCTGACAATTTCCTACATGGGACACTACCCGAAGATATCAACTTGAATTTTCCAGAGCCGCGTCATTTAGGTCTTTCCAATAATAGCTTCAATGGCAACCTCCCCATATTCTTTAGTGAATTACTTCAGATGCTGGACTTATCAGACAATCAATTCCATGGAGGGATTCCCCATGGCATGACAAGTAATATGAGTTGTCTTCTATATTTGAGGTTATTTGGAAACAATTTGACAGGTGATTTGTTTCCTAAAAACTCGAGTTTGCCTAACCTTAGAGGGCTTTATCTCAACAACAAACACTTGTCTGAAACATTCCCATATGCCTTGTCAAAGAGCATGGAGTTAGGAATTATTGACATTCGGAATAATGACTTGTCAGGTGAGCTTTCATCATACTTGCCTGTCCTCCCAAAGTTAAAGGTTCTAGTCCTCGACAGGAACCGGTTTGAAGGGAAAATACTGATGCAAATTTGCCAAATGAGGGATCTGTCTATTTTAGATCTTTCAAAAAATGATCTTTCTGGTGACATGCCCGACTACGTTGGCAATGTTACTTCTTGGAACAGCGATACTTCGCTATTTTTGAATGGAATAGATGTCTCCTGCAATAGACTAACAGGTAAAATTCCCATCCAAATGACACGATTGAAGGGTATTAATTTTCTAAATGTGTCGAACAACCTTCTCACAGGTCAAATACCTTCTTCCTTGGGAAACATGACAATTCTAGAAAGCCTAGATCTTTCACATAACAATTTGTCTGGTGTATTACCCCAGGAATTAGTTGGTATTTTGTCTCTCGAAGTTTTTGATGTATCATTCAACAATCTATCAGGTATGATACCAATAGGGGAACAATTCGGGACATTCGAAGATGACAGTTATTTAGGCAATCCCCGCCTTTGTGGACTCCCACTTAAAATCAAATGCAATGACAGTGTAGAGACATCACCAATTTACTCTACAGCAGAGAAATCTGTTTCAATTAT GGATGATGATCCTCACCCTAAAAGTGATTGGAATACTAAAAAAGTGAAGTTTAATGACAACTTAGTTGAAGAAGACATCACTATGGATGGGGATCTGAATCCAAAACCGATTATGTCATGGAAAGACAAACTTTTGAGGGGCCTTACTGTTGAATCTGCCTCGGACCGTACTGTTATTACTGAAGGGAgcgataatgattttgagttactTGAAGGAGATGTGAATACGACCATTATTGACGGTGTCCCCGCTATCACTTTTTCAGATCGTATGAAGGATATTCTTTTCAAAGAAATAGAATTAATGGTCACCGTTAAACTACTAGGGCGTAACATTGGTTACAACGCCTTGCATAATTGCATTCTTTCTCTTTGGAACCCA GCTGTTGAGGATTACAACAGAGTATTGTCGCAAAGCCTTTGGATTGTCTATGGCCAGTACCTGACTGTTCAACCGTGGACTAAACACTTTAGTCCCTCACAATCTTATCTTAGTATGGTGCTGGCTTGGATCCGTCTGCCGAATCTTACGGGATACATATATAAACGGAAAATAATAGAAGCCATTAGGGGTCTCATCAGGAAG GTCATTACTGATGGAGTCGTCCAACGCGTCGAGTACGAGGCCCTTCCGACCGTTTGCTTCGCCTGTGGTAAGTATGAGCATGTTAAAGAAACGTGCCCAACAGTTGTGACAAATCAAAGTCTGGCGGTACCTCAAGGTAAATCGTCTATCGGGGTGGATGTTTCAAACAGAGGCAAATCAGACAATGATTCAACGGTTTCCAAAAACAGGAAGAAGGAATTGGAGTTTGGGCCATAG
- the LOC107894653 gene encoding receptor-like protein 15, with protein MAKHKLVTAITSCCRCFVLVLLWFQSQGCLEEERAALLQIKDSMSSYESSAFSNWYVEECCDWEGVECDPSHTRIHKIFFPHLRSDSEPWFPNATLFARFKDLQELELPGNYIGGFISIHAFRKLKHLRKLNLRDNFIQNGSNLCWGKYLLLYNLDLSGNKLQGNLPECLCDNLFLKELILSHNNLFGSINSCLGNMTSLRLLDLSDNQFSGYFPSLIISNLTNIESLFLSRNELQGKISLCVFANLSRLSELDISFNHLEVETEMMSPSCFPSFKLSTLSLGGCNVKKISPWMLHNITSELWLSGNNLTGLFISNFQNITSKLTLLDISDNFLHGTLPEGINLNFPELRHLDLSNNSFNGNLPIFFSVQLQMLDLSDNQFQGGIPHGMTSNMSCLLYLRLSRNNLTGDLFPKNSSLPNLRWIYLNNNHLSGIFPYALTKSMELGIIDIQNNDLSGELSSYLPVLPKLKILLLGGNQFGGQLPVQICQMRDLHVLDLSENDLSGDIPDCVDNVTSWLDSSYGGYFLYDSWNKIDLTFKGSRYIYSAPPLAYLRVIDVSCNRLTGKIPIQMTRLKGIHSLNVSNNLLIGQIPSSLGNLINLESLDLSHNNLTGVLPHELVGLVSLSAFNVSFNNLSGMIPIEKQLGTFESDSYLGNPNLCGHPLQIKCNDSAETPPIYARAEKSVSIMYFAVLICPFFIVICLG; from the exons ATGGCTAAGCATAAGCTTGTGACGGCGATTACCAGTTGCTGTAGGTGCTTCGTACTTGTGCTTCTTTGGTTCCAAAGCCAAGGGTGCTTAGAAGAAGAAAGAGCAGCTCTTCTCCAAATCAAAGATTCCATGAGCAGCTACGAATCGTCAGCTTTCTCAAACTGGTATGTAGAAGAATGTTGCGATTGGGAGGGAGTTGAGTGTGACCCTTCTCATACTCGTATTCACAAGATTTTCTTTCCCCACTTGAGAAGTGATTCCGAACCTTGGTTTCCAAACGCTACTTTATTTGCTCGGTTCAAAGATTTGCAAGAGCTTGAACTGCCAGGAAATTATATAGGAGGATTCATCTCAATTCATG CTTTTAGAAAACTGAAGCATCTTCGAAAATTGAATCTTCGTGACAATTTCATACAAAATGGCTCCAATCTCTGTTGGGGCAAATATCTTTTGCTTTATAACTTGGATTTGTCCGGTAACAAGTTACAAGGCAATCTTCCAGAATGCTTGTGTGACAACCTGTTTTTAAAAGAACTGATTTTGTCCCATAACAATCTTTTTGGAAGCATCAATTCATGCTTGGGAAATATGACCTCACTCCGCCTCTTGGATCTCTCTGACAATCAATTTAGTGGTTATTTTCCTTCTTTGATAATTAGCAACCTAACAAATATCGAGTCGCTTTTTCTATCAAGAAATGAGCTCCAAGGCAAGATTTCACTTTGTGTTTTTGCTAATTTGTCAAGGCTAAGTGAACTTGATATTTCATTTAATCACTTGGAAGTTGAAACAGAGATGATGTCACCAAGTTGTTTTCCATCTTTCAAACTAAGTACTTTGTCTTTAGGTGGTTGTAATGTCAAGAAAATTTCTCCTTGGATGCTTCACAATATCACTTCAGAATTATGGCTAAGTGGCAATAATTTGACTGGTCTCTTCATTAGCAATTTTCAGAACATAACCTCAAAGCTGACTCTTCTTGACATTTCTGACAATTTCTTACACGGGACACTACCCGAAGGTATCAACTTGAATTTTCCAGAGCTGCGGCATTTAGATCTTTCCAATAATAGCTTCAATGGCAACCTCCCCATATTCTTCAGTGTCCAACTTCAGATGCTGGACTTATCAGACAATCAATTCCAAGGAGGGATTCCCCATGGCATGACAAGTAATATGAGTTGTCTTCTATATTTGAGGTTATCCCGAAACAATTTGACAGGTGATTTGTTTCCAAAAAACTCGAGTTTACCTAACCTAAGATGGATTTATCTCAACAACAATCACTTGTCTGGAATATTTCCATATGCCTTGACGAAGAGCATGGAGTTAGGAATTATTGACATTCAGAATAATGACTTGTCAGGTGAGCTTTCATCATACTTGCCTGTCCTCCCAAAGTTAAAGATTCTACTCCTCGGGGGGAACCAGTTTGGAGGACAATTACCAGTGCAAATTTGCCAAATGAGGGATTTGCATGTTTTAGATCTTTCAGAAAATGATCTTTCTGGAGACATTCCCGACTGTGTTGACAATGTTACTTCTTGGTTGGATAGTTCTTATGGTGGTTATTTTCTTTATGACTCTTGGAACAAAATTGATTTGACGTTCAAAGGTTCAAGATACATTTATAGTGCCCCTCCTTTGGCATATTTAAGGGTAATAGATGTCTCTTGCAATAGACTAACAGGTAAAATTCCCATCCAAATGACACGATTGAAGGGGATTCATTCTCTAAACGTGTCGAACAACCTTCTCATAGGTCAAATACCTTCTTCATTGGGAAACTTGATAAACCTAGAAAGCCTAGATCTTTCACATAACAATTTGACCGGTGTATTACCCCATGAATTAGTTGGTCTTGTGTCTCTCTCAGCTTTTAACGTATCATTCAACAATCTATCAGGCATGATACCAATAGAGAAACAACTCGGGACATTCGAAAGTGACAGTTATTTAGGCAATCCTAACCTTTGTGGACATCCACTTCAAATCAAATGCAATGACAGTGCAGAGACACCACCAATTTACGCTAGAGCAGAGAAATCTGTTTCAATTATGTATTTTGCGGTTTTGATATGTCCTTTTTTCATAGTTATTTGTTTAGGATGA
- the LOC107894654 gene encoding receptor-like protein 15, with protein MAPISVGANISRFITWICLVTSYKAIFQTACVKTLKELILSYNNLFGSINSCLGNMNSLRLLDLSNNQFNGFFPSLIISNLTNIESLILSSNEFQGMISLCVFANLSRLSEFDISFNHLDVETEMMSPSCSPSFKLSILSLSGCSVKKISPWMLHNITSELWQSGNNLTGPFISNFQNITSKLTLLDISDNFLHVTLLEDINLNFPELRHLDLSKNSFNGNLPIFFSDQLQTLDLLDNQFQGGIPHGMTSNMSFVYLRLSRNNLTGDLFPKNSSLPNLRWIYLNNNHLSGIFPYALTKSMELGIIDIQNNDLSGELSSYLPVLPKLKILLLPGIDLEGKYRCKFAK; from the coding sequence ATGGCTCCAATTTCTGTTGGGGCAAATATCTCTCGCTTTATAACTTGGATTTGTCTGGTAACAAGTTACAAGGCAATCTTCCAGACTGCTTGTGTGAAAACTCTAAAGGAATTGATTTTGTCTTATAACAATCTCTTTGGAAGCATCAATTCATGCTTGGGAAATATGAACTCACTGCGCCTCTTAGATCTCTCTAACAATCAATTCAATGGCTTTTTTCCTTCCTTGATAATTAGCAACCTAACAAATATTGAGTCACTCATTCTATCAAGCAATGAGTTCCAAGGCATGATTTCGCTCTGTGTTTTTGCTAATTTGTCGAGGTTAAGTGAGTTTGATATTTCTTTTAATCACTTGGATGTTGAAACAGAGATGATGTCACCAAGTTGTTCTCCATCTTTCAAACTAAGTATTCTGTCTTTAAGTGGTTGTAGTGTCAAGAAAATTTCTCCTTGGATGCTTCACAATATCACTTCAGAATTATGGCAAAGTGGCAATAATTTGACTGGTCCCTTCATTAGCAATTTTCAGAACATAACCTCAAAGCTTACTCTTCTTGATATTTCTGACAATTTCTTACACGTGACACTACTCGAAGATATCAACTTGAATTTTCCAGAGCTGCGCCATTTAGATCTTTCCAAGAATAGCTTCAATGGCAACCTCCCCATATTCTTCAGTGACCAACTTCAGACGCTGGACTTATTAGACAATCAATTCCAAGGAGGGATTCCCCATGGCATGACAAGTAATATGAGTTTTGTATATTTGAGGTTATCCCGAAACAATTTGACAGGTGATTTGTTTCCAAAAAACTCGAGTTTACCTAACCTAAGATGGATTTATCTCAACAACAATCACTTGTCTGGAATATTTCCATATGCCTTGACGAAGAGCATGGAGTTAGGAATTATTGACATTCAGAATAATGACTTGTCAGGTGAGCTTTCATCATACTTGCCTGTCCTCCCAAAGTTAAAGATTCTACTCCTTCCGGGAATCGATTTGGAGGGCAAATACCGGTGCAAGTTTGCCAAATGA